One genomic segment of Ricinus communis isolate WT05 ecotype wild-type chromosome 5, ASM1957865v1, whole genome shotgun sequence includes these proteins:
- the LOC8272136 gene encoding UDP-glucuronate 4-epimerase 5 yields MSSLLDTTPPSTPGKFKPEKSAAAAYLHHPHHRFLRLQKLTFYSFLFLILFLFFFILSPSPPSSSKPPFSGRELGGPLWEKKVAKSARPKSRSGLTVLVTGAAGFVGTHVSVALKRRGDGVLGLDNFNHYYDVSLKRGRQKVLEKSGIFVIEGDINDMGLLNKIFDTVRFTHVMHLAAQAGVRYAMQNPKSYVNSNIAGFVNLLEVCKSANPQPAVVWASSSSVYGLNFKVPFSEKDRTDQPASLYAATKKAGEEIAHSYNHIYGLSITGLRFFTVYGPWGRPDMAYFFFTKDILKGKEIGIFQTADGRSVARDFTYIDDIVKGCLAALDTAKKSTGSGGKKKGAAQFRLFNLGNTSPVPVSRLVGILESLLKVKAKKKVLPLPRNGDVEFTHANISFAQRELGYRPTTDLGTGLKKFVRWYLNHYSGSRSTKKSSW; encoded by the coding sequence ATGTCCTCACTGCTCGATACCACTCCACCGTCAACACCAGGCAAATTCAAACCGGAAAAGTCCGCCGCCGCCGCTTATCTCCACCACCCTCATCACCGGTTTCTTCGCTTACAGAAACTCACTTtttattcctttcttttccttattctcttccttttcttcttcatcctCTCCCCATCTCCCCCTTCCTCTTCCAAGCCTCCTTTCTCTGGGCGTGAATTGGGTGGCCCACTTTGGGAAAAAAAAGTAGCTAAATCGGCTCGTCCCAAGTCACGCTCTGGCTTAACAGTCTTAGTCACTGGTGCTGCTGGTTTTGTAGGTACCCATGTGTCAGTTGCATTAAAACGTAGGGGAGATGGTGTGCTTGGGCttgataattttaatcattattatgATGTTAGCCTTAAAAGAGGTAGACAGAAGGTACTAGAGAAGTCTGggatttttgtaattgaaggTGATATTAATGATATGGGATTGCTGAACAAGATTTTCGATACGGTGCGTTTTACTCATGTAATGCATTTAGCTGCTCAAGCTGGTGTTCGTTATGCAATGCAGAATCCAAAGTCTTATGTCAATAGTAATATTGCTGGCTTTGTTAATTTACTTGAGGTTTGTAAATCAGCAAACCCACAACCTGCAGTTGTTTGGGCTTCTTCGAGTTCAGTTTATGGACTGAATTTCAAGGTGCCCTTTTCAGAGAAGGATAGAACTGATCAGCCTGCAAGTTTATATGCAGCTACGAAGAAAGCTGGAGAGGAAATTGCTCATTCGTATAATCATATTTATGGTTTGTCAATTACTGGTTTAAGGTTTTTTACTGTTTATGGACCTTGGGGAAGGCCTGACATGGcctatttctttttcactaaGGATATTTTGAAGGGGAAGGAGATTGGTATCTTTCAAACAGCTGATGGAAGGAGTGTAGCAAGGGATTTTACTTacattgatgatattgtgaAAGGCTGTTTAGCTGCTTTGGATACCGCCAAGAAGAGTACTGGGAGTGGTGGCAAGAAGAAGGGTGCCGCTCAATTCAGGCTTTTTAATTTGGGGAATACTTCACCTGTACCTGTTAGTAGGCTTGTTGGGATTTTGGAGAGTCTCTTGAAGGTGAAAGCTAAGAAGAAAGTGTTGCCATTGCCAAGAAATGGGGACGTTGAGTTTACACATGCCAATATTAGTTTTGCGCAAAGAGAGCTTGGATATAGGCCTACAACTGATTTGGGAACAGGGCTTAAGAAGTTTGTGAGATGGTATCTCAATCATTATTCGGGTTCAAGATCGACGAAGAAGAGTTCTTGGTGA
- the LOC8272137 gene encoding LOW QUALITY PROTEIN: uncharacterized protein LOC8272137 (The sequence of the model RefSeq protein was modified relative to this genomic sequence to represent the inferred CDS: inserted 2 bases in 1 codon): protein YTQLNIRSPDLRLFRYCHFDSKLDLDSSNLTPTENPRKPHNSVAIFWDLDNKPPNSFPPYEAAFKLKKAASSFGFVKYMVAYANRHAFSYVPHVVKEQRKERKLLNHLEKKGVIKPVEPYLCRVCGRRFYNNEKLINHFKQIHEREQQKRLNQIESARGKRRVNLVAKYAMKMQKYKNAARDVLTPKVGYGLADELKRAGFWVTTVSDKPQAADVALREHIVDMMDKRRAECLVLVSDDSDFVGVLKEAKLRCVKTVVVGDINDGALKRVADAEFSWQDIXMGKAKKEAVSVVGKWKDRDILKKLEWTYNPEEQKKFVVNAFNDYNSDNDEIENGDFDGFSDENGANCMQKEAVGAWWELNSDTEPIS from the exons TACACACAGCTAAACATCAGAAGCCCTGATCTCAGATTGTTTAGATACTGTCATTTTGATTCAAAACTGGATTTAGATTCTTCAAACCTAACACCAACTGAAAACCCACGAAAACCCCATAACAGCGTTGCAATTTTCTGGGATTTAGACAATAAGCCACCAAATTCATTCCCTCCATATGAAGCTGCTTTTAAGCTCAAAAAGGCAGCATCTTCGTTTGGGTTTGTTAAATACATGGTGGCTTATGCTAATAGGCATGCATTCAGTTATGTCCCACATGTTGTGAAAGagcaaagaaaagagagaaaattgtTGAATCATTTAGAAAAAAAGGGTGTGATTAAACCAGTTGAACCATATCTATGTAGAGTGTGTGGGAGAAggttttataataatgagaaATTGATTAATCATTTTAAGCAAATTCATGAGAGAGAACAGCAGAAGAGATTGAATCAGATAGAATCAGCAAGAGGGAAAAGGAGAGTTAATTTAGTGGCTAAATATGCTATGAAGATGCAAAAGTATAAGAACGCAGCAAGGGATGTTTTGACTCCAAAAGTAGGGTACGGTTTGGCTGATGAGTTAAAAAGAGCAGGTTTTTGGGTTACAACTGTATCAGATAAGCCACAGGCTGCTGATGTAGCATTAAGGGAGCATATAGTGGATATGATGGATAAGAGGAGAGCAGAATGTTTAGTGCTTGTATCAGATGATTCAGATTTTGTTGGTGTTTTGAAAGAGGCTAAATTGAGGTGTGTGAAGACAGTTGTTGTTGGGGATATAAATGATGGGGCATTGAAGAGGGTTGCTGACGCGGAGTTTTCTTGGCAGGATAT GATGGGAAAGGCTAAGAAGGAGGCAGTATCTGTTGTGGGAAAGTGGAAGGACCGTGATATTTTGAAGAAATTGGAGTGGACATACAATCCAGAGGAGCAGAAGAAGTTTGTGGTTAATGCATTTAATGATTACAATAGTGATAATGATGAGATTGAAAATGGGGATTTTGATGGTTTCAGTGATGAAAATGGGGCTAATTGTATGCAAAAGGAAGCTGTCGGTGCTTGGTGGGAGCTGAACTCGGATACTGAACCTATTTCTTAG